The region GCGCTTATTCGACGGTGACCGCCTTGGCCAGGTTGCGCGGCTTGTCGACGTCGGTGCCGCGCGCGAGGGCGGCGTGGTAGGCGAGCAACTGCACCGGGATCGCGTGCACCACCGGCGACAGCACGCCGACGTGGCGCGGGGTGCGGATCACGTGCACCGCCTCGGATTCGCCGAAGTGGCTGTCGAGGTCGGCGAACACGAACATCTCGCCGCCGCGCGCGCGCACTTCCTGGATGTTGGACTTCACCTTCTCCAACAGGCTGTCCTTCGGCGCGATCACCACCACCGGCATGTCGGCATCGACCAGCGCCAGCGGGCCGTGCTTGAGCTCGCCGGCCGGATAGGCCTCGGCGTGGATGTAGGAAATTTCCTTGAGCTTGAGCGCGCCTTCCAGGGCGATCGGGTAATGCACGCCGCGGCCGAGGAACAGCGCGTGCTGCTTCGGCGCGAAGCGGTCGGCCCAGGCGGTGATCTGCGGTTCCAGGTTGAGCGCGTGCTGGATGCTGCCCGGCAGATGGCGCAGGGCATCGATGAACTCGGCTTCCTGCTCGGCCGAGAGCTTGCCGTGCTGCTTGGCCAGGGTCGCGGTGAGGATGAACAGCGCCACCAACTGAGTGGTGAAGGCCTTGGTCGAGGCCACGCCGATCTCGGCGCCGGCGCGCGTGTAGTACACCAGTTGGCTCGCGCGCGGGATCGCGCTTTCCGGCACGTTGCAGATCGACAGGGTCTTGTCGTGGCCGAGCGACTTGGCGTACTTCAGCGCCTCCATCGTGTCGAGGGTTTCGCCGGACTGCGAAATCGTCACGATGAGTTGCTTGGGATTGGCGACCGCGGCGCGGTAGCGGTATTCGCTGGCGATCTCGACCTGGCACGGCAGGCCGGCGATGGCTTCGATCCAGTAGCGCGCGGTCATGCCGGCGTAATAGCTGGTGCCGCAGGCGAGGATCTGCACGCCCTCGACGCCGGCGAACACCGATTCGGCCTGGGCGCCGAACAACTCCGGCGAGAACTTGCCGTCGTCCATCACCGCTTCGATGGTGTCGGCGATGGCGCGCGGCTGTTCGTGGATTTCCTTCTGCATGAAGTGGCGGTACGGGCCGAGTTCCAGCGAGGCCAGCGACACGTCGGAAACGTGCACCTCGCGCTCGATCGCGGCGCCGTTGCCCTCGAACACCCGCACCTGGGCGCGGGTGATGTCGGCGGTGTCGCCTTCTTCCAGGAAGATCACCCGGCGCGTAGCCTGCAGGA is a window of Lysobacter antibioticus DNA encoding:
- the glmS gene encoding glutamine--fructose-6-phosphate transaminase (isomerizing), which encodes MCGIVGAIADRDVVPVLIDGLKRLEYRGYDSAGIAVFDGADLRRVRRTGRVGEMEAAAQAEGFNASVGIGHTRWATHGGVTEANAHPHISFGELAVVHNGIIENHDEQRERLRAAGYSFESQTDTEVIAHLIHFHQSQGGDLLAAVQNAVRELVGAYAIAVVSKREPDRMIAARMGCPLLIGLGEGENFVASDVSAILQATRRVIFLEEGDTADITRAQVRVFEGNGAAIEREVHVSDVSLASLELGPYRHFMQKEIHEQPRAIADTIEAVMDDGKFSPELFGAQAESVFAGVEGVQILACGTSYYAGMTARYWIEAIAGLPCQVEIASEYRYRAAVANPKQLIVTISQSGETLDTMEALKYAKSLGHDKTLSICNVPESAIPRASQLVYYTRAGAEIGVASTKAFTTQLVALFILTATLAKQHGKLSAEQEAEFIDALRHLPGSIQHALNLEPQITAWADRFAPKQHALFLGRGVHYPIALEGALKLKEISYIHAEAYPAGELKHGPLALVDADMPVVVIAPKDSLLEKVKSNIQEVRARGGEMFVFADLDSHFGESEAVHVIRTPRHVGVLSPVVHAIPVQLLAYHAALARGTDVDKPRNLAKAVTVE